Proteins from a genomic interval of Bradysia coprophila strain Holo2 chromosome X, BU_Bcop_v1, whole genome shotgun sequence:
- the LOC119081136 gene encoding proteoglycan 4 isoform X1, whose product MSEQNCDTSRTPANKNPLLSASVTGLTFDDFTNKAIILPAAALPPKLPDPKETEPTKPVIFGTEPAILDTESFSEISLDQPSDQESYPSLANPLQDDQFGTDYSKPFNPLTQATQLTASLSQLPSVASSVFSSFSNILRGTSPTPNISTEQQQPQQHIDPYNAPPVPTLGNVPFVNSSLAYPSEEPAVPPVIPTFYSPTDPAFPPPAPTLSPPPANTSSGNAYRLTTKRKTYAPAPGLTYQDNQPVASAFPSYAPPLPNPINEPNFSANQSTSYENTAVNQPQPPSQTNKFSLTSFFSTPLLEKITGSGVSHNQETPASSVPDVYAVPSINPPAPATTINPGLFDTHPPAPVTTINPGLFDTHPPVTTVNPGLFDTHPPAPVTTINPGLFNTHPPVFNAHPPLSENIPTYSPQQQTYQPTPPLSTPLFFNPAQQTSLPAVNQTQSSAYGTPEPVSNISSIPPSSIPPSGNVSSYRLRGKPHYKNPLSSATTSAPIVTPFFQATPNPAITSEIFNPGNIAATETPDQSSQSSGFSHPPPSNVGFFNQLRSVPVEPKAPITSEILNPVNIAATETPDQASQPSGFSHPPPSNVGFFNQPRSVPVEPKAPITSEIFNPVNIAATETPDQASQSSGFSHPPPSNVGFFNQPPSVPVEPKAANVTFFNQPESLPVEPNVPLFNPFNPNSSGNTHSFDSFGTGNVQQPSILAQTQGIDVQQPVLSQQPFQIEQQQQFQHFQVPAEHQQSQSQPVQQHQPFLLQPFQQEPSQILTEQQVQTQSVETSPVQETNLENQTHSDLPLDQAHLTTSPQSLQTNLFQQFEAAKESDRLIPTQFQVPSEQSEIEQQVTSLQPQPFANPFAVPTPTPPSHSSDQQSNFPSDLFTPFQAQNQTPSFYPPQTASAESVDNQYLQEEVSTAGENTFQPQFTEEILDNTQAQFTDLNLKSQDIAAETNFFGPVESQQDDNKAEGLIHQTDTTSTDSKTSTTFDNFFGSQTTQQSAITAYPQQGQSEPIPTSTLASSFFTTQTNPSPADWFNSPKTVEPSTNRFEDDINRNPQQPTERETLDASSFFATNNNNQISSPPNYFQIQNFFNNPPLIADSKEQDSNFNFIENNLINKRLHNLTHHKGSTETDGGSISSNIVEPPSSAQSEFSEFAEVNPETSQSDEYLGEQQFPVDSPNIATMANTSDQSNGGPAAAELTNVVYRPVYKHWFFIKKTSDQKPTWTPFPMNDSLNLEEAFTSNSNQCITTNGGRYDVNIEERTRTPVYWNGASDEVRRCSWFYKGTDSRLVPYEENVADLLEEEYRLTSQSGEWNRKIVIPSGEIVMFQAPSIMVHFLAAQTPDLWPNASVPPTANRPRVVKRGVDEFNIEDGEPEQINHLLFMVHGIGAGCDLKFRSVEEVVEDFRSIAMQLTQSHYRSSCDRGEVGRIEVLPVSWHSELHSEESGIDEKLKAITLESIPKLRTFTNDTLLDILFYSSPVFCQKIMDTVAGTINRMYIKYCERNPNFKGNVSLAGHSLGSLILFDLLQNQRNSQCSDNQMDVDRLSPAECSDEGATGVRSHKPLSRTKSKKINYTIGPAGTGQPFINYPQLVFHPKKFFALGSPIGMFVTVRGIDNLGLDYKLPTTDGFYNIFHPYDPVAYRIEALVNSELIPVRPVLIPHHKGRKRMHLELRETMARVGADIKQKIVDTFKSVYNFASLQKPNDPKSLQQEVDKVLEQQLSLETSQVQRTRACSTSTTSSDDNGDVEFSLGMLNEGKRVDYVLQEAPLEFFNEYLFALTSHVCYWDSADTILFIVKEIYTSLGMQTDNQIPQQSMTIERPISTPSASPAPADS is encoded by the exons ATGTCTGAACAAAATTGTGACACGTCGCGAACACCAGCCAACAAAAACCCTCTTTTAAG CGCCTCGGTGACAGGTTTAACGTTCGACGACTTCACAAACAAAGCAATAATTCTGCCAGCTGCTGCACTTCCGCCGAAACTACCGGATCCGAAAGAGACAg AGCCTACAAAACCAGTCATATTTGGAACCGAACCGGCAATTTTAGACACCGAAAGTTTCAGCGAAATAAGTTTAGATCAACCGTCTGACCAAGAATCGTATCCATCACTTGCTAATCCGTTGCAAGACGACCAATTCGGCACAGATTACTCGaaaccatttaatccattgaCGCAGGCAACACAATTGACAGCTTCCTTATCGCAATTGCCAAGTGTAGCATCATCGGTTTTCTCGtcattttcgaacattttgaGAGGAACTTCTCCAACGCCAAATATATCAACCGAGCAGCAGCAACCGCAACAGCATATCGATCCGTATAATGCTCCACCAGTTCCGACACTCGGCAACGTTCCATTCGTAAATAGTAGTCTAGCGTATCCAAGTGAAGAACCTGCGGTGCCACCTGTCATTCCAACATTTTACTCGCCTACTGATCCGGCATTTCCACCACCAGCTCCAACATTATCGCCACCACCGGCCAATACTTCATCTGGTAATGCGTATCGTCTTACTACGAAGAGAAAAACTTATGCTCCTGCACCTGGCTTAACATATCAAGACAATCAACCCGTTGCAAGTGCATTTCCATCATATGCACCACCTTTGCCGAATCCAATTAACGAACCGAATTTCTCGGCAAATCAATCGACATCCTACGAAAACACCGCAGTGAATCAGCCGCAGCCGCCATCCCAAACCAACAAGTTTTCTCTCACATCGTTCTTTTCGACACCATTGCTAGAGAAAATAACTGGATCTGGTGTGAGTCACAACCAAGAAACACCGGCATCTAGTGTACCCGACGTTTATGCTGTTCCGTCGATAAATCCACCAGCTCCAGCCACTACTATAAATCCAGGATTGTTCGATACACATCCACCAGCTCCAGTCACTACTATAAATCCAGGATTGTTTGATACACATCCACCAGTCACTACTGTAAATCCAGGATTGTTTGATACACATCCACCAGCTCCAGTCACTACTATAAATCCAGGATTGTTTAATACACATCCACCAGTATTTAATGCACATCCGCCGTTGTCAGAAAATATACCAACATATTCTCCACAGCAGCAAACGTATCAGCCCACACCCCCATTAAGTACGCCATTATTTTTCAATCCGGCTCAACAAACAAGTTTACCTGCAGTCAACCAAACGCAATCTAGTGCGTACGGTACACCTGAACCTGTCTCCAATATTTCATCGATTCCTCCGTCATCAATTCCGCCTTCTGGAAACGTAAGCAGTTACCGACTTCGAGGAAAGCCCCACTATAAAAATCCTTTGTCGTCAGCAACTACAAGTGCACCCATTGTAACTCCATTTTTTCAAGCGACGCCGAATCCCGCAATAACTTCCGAGATATTTAATCCAGGAAACATTGCGGCTACTGAAACTCCAGATCAATCTTCGCAGTCAAGTGGTTTTTCACATCCACCACCGTCCAACGTCGGTTTCTTTAATCAGCTGCGAAGTGTGCCAGTTGAACCGAAAGCACCAATAACTTCCGAGATATTGAATCCAGTGAACATTGCGGCTACTGAAACTCCGGATCAAGCTTCGCAGCCAAGTGGTTTTTCACATCCACCACCGTCCAACGTCGGTTTCTTTAATCAGCCGCGAAGTGTGCCAGTTGAACCGAAAGCACCAATAACTTCCGAGATATTTAATCCAGTAAACATTGCGGCTACTGAAACTCCGGATCAAGCTTCGCAGTCAAGTGGTTTTTCACATCCTCCACCGTCCAACGTCGGTTTCTTTAATCAGCCACCAAGTGTGCCAGTTGAACCAAAA GCAGCTAACGTAACTTTCTTTAATCAACCGGAAAGTCTACCCGTGGAGCCGAACGTACCACTATTCAATCCATTCAATCCGAATAGTTCTGGAAACACGCACTCTTTCGATTCATTTGGAACAGGAAATGTGCAACAGCCTTCCATTCTAGCTCAAACACAAGGAATCGATGTACAGCAACCTGTTCTAAGCCAACAACCATTTCAaattgaacaacaacaacagtttCAGCATTTTCAAGTACCAGCCGAACATCAACAAAGTCAATCACAGCCTGTTCAACAGCACCAACCGTTTCTATTACAACCTTTCCAACAAGAGCCAAGCCAAATACTGACTGAGCAGCAAGTCCAGACACAATCAGTTGAAACCTCACCAGTCCAAGAGACAAATCTTGAAAATCAGACGCATTCGGATCTTCCATTAGACCAAGCACACTTGACGACAAGTCCTCAATCATTGCAGACAAATCTATTTCAACAATTTGAGGCAGCCAAAGAATCTGATCGACTGATTCCAACGCAATTTCAAGTTCCATCTGAACAATCAGAAATCGAACAACAGGTCACTTCACTACAACCACAACCTTTCGCCAATCCGTTTGCAGTGCCAACACCAACACCTCCATCTCATAGCAGCGACCAACAATCGAATTTTCCTTCGGACCTATTCACACCATTCCAAGCGCAAAATCAAACACCGAGTTTTTACCCCCCGCAGACTGCAAGCGCTGAATCAGTTGACAATCAATATTTGCAGGAAGAAGTTAGCACCGCTGGTGAAAACACTTTCCAACCGCAATTTACGGAGGAGATTTTGGATAACACTCAGGCCCAGTTCACTGACCTCAATTTGAAATCACAAGACATTGCAGCtgaaacgaatttctttggtccGGTGGAATCGCAACAAGACGACAATAAAGCCGAAGGTTTGATTCATCAAACAGACACTACCAGCACTGACAGTAAGACATCCACAACTTTTGACAATTTCTTCGGCTCTCAGACGACGCAGCAATCAGCGATTACAGCATATCCACAACAAGGTCAATCAGAGCCTATTCCTACGTCAACTTTAGCAAGTTCATTCTTTACAACGCAGACAAATCCGTCACCTGCAGACTGGTTCAATTCACCAAAAACCGTAGAACCGTCGACCAATCGATTCGAAGACGATATTAATCGGAATCCACAACAGCCAACCGAAAGGGAAACCCTCGACGCGAGCAGTTTCTTCGCTACCAATAACAACAATCAAATATCGTCGCCACcgaattatttccaaattcaGAATTTCTTCAACAATCCCCCACTGATTGCCGATTCCAAGGAACAAGAcagcaatttcaatttcatcgaaaataatttgataaacaAACGTTTGCACAATTTGACGCATCACAAAGGATCGACGGAAACGGACGGTGGGtcaatttcatcaaatatAGTTGAGCCTCCGTCATCGGCTCagtcagaattttcggaatttgcCGAAGTCAATCCGGAAACGAGTCAAAGTGATGAATACTTAGGTGAACAACAG TTTCCAGTTGATTCACCAAACATTGCAACAATGGCCAATACATCAGATCAATCGAATGGTGGTCCTGCTGCTGCCGAACTGACAAATGTCGTATATCGGCCAGTGTACAAACATTGGTTCTTCATAAAAAAGACTTCGGATCAAAAACCAACATGGACACCATTCCCAATGAACGATTCACTGAATCTAGAAGAAGCATTCACATCCAATTCAAACCAATGCATTACGACAAATGGGGGACGTTACGATGTTAACATTGAGGAGCGTACGCGAACGCCGGTCTACTGGAACGGTGCTTCTGATGAGGTGCGTCGATGCTCATGGTTTTATAAGGGAACTGATTCACGCTTGGTACCATATGAAGAAAATGTGGCGGATTTACTGGAAGAGGAATATCGACTGACATCGCAATCCGGCGAATGGAATCGAAAAATTGTTATACCAAGCGGTGAAATTGTCATGTTTCAAGCTCCCAGCATAATGGTTCATTTTCTTGCTGCACAGACGCCTGATTTATGGCCGAATGCATCAGTGCCG CCAACCGCTAATCGGCCTCGAGTCGTCAAACGTGGTGTCGACGAATTTAATATTGAAGACGGTGAACCAGAACAAATAAATCACTTGCTGTTCATGGTCCACGGAATCGGTGCTGGATGTGATCTGAAATTTCGATCGGTTGAGGAAGTTG TGGAAGATTTCCGATCGATTGCCATGCAATTGACACAATCACATTACCGCAGTTCGTGCGATCGAGGTGAAGTTGGTCGCATTGAAGTTTTACCCGTATCCTGGCACAGTGAATTACATTCGGAGGAGTCTGGTATTGACGAGAAACTGAAAGCTATCACGCTTGAGTCCATACCAAAATTACGAACATTTACAAATGACACACTACTAGACATATTGTTCTATAGCAGTCCCGTGTTTTGTCAG AAAATTATGGACACAGTGGCTGGCACGATAAACAGAATGTACATAAAATATTGCGAACGAAATCCCAATTTCAAGGGCAACGTCTCACTGGCTGGCCATTCATTGGGTTCGTTGATTCTCTTCGATTTATTGCAAAATCAACGAAACTCTCAGTGTTCCGACAATCAAATGGATGTTGATCGTTTGTCGCCAGCAGAGTGTAGCGATGAAGGAGCAACGGGGGTTCGGTCACACAAACCGTTGTCGCGAACGAAATCGAAGAAGATTAATTACACAATTGGTCCAGCTGGTACGGGCCAACCATTTATTAATTATCCGCAGTTAGTATTTCATCCtaagaaattttttgcgcTTGGATCGCCTATTG GAATGTTTGTTACTGTCCGAG GTATCGACAATCTCGGCCTGGACTACAAACTCCCAACAACTGACGGTTTCTACAACATATTTCACCCGTACGATCCCGTCGCTTATCGAATTGAAGCACTCGTCAACAGTGAACTGATACCGGTACGGCCGGTTCTAATCCCACACCACAAAGGTAGAAAACGAATGCATTTGGAATTGCGTGAAACAATGGCTCGGGTCGGTGCGgacataaaacagaaaattgtcGACACATTTAAGTCGGTGTACAATTTTGCGTCATTGCAAAAACCGAATGATCCGAAATCACTGCAACAAGAAGTTGATAAG gTGTTGGAACAACAACTGTCCTTGGAGACGTCGCAAGTTCAACGAACTCGAGCTTGTAGTACGTCAACAACATCGAGCGATGACAATGGAGACGTTGAATTCTCTTTGGGAATGCTGAACGAAGGCAAACGCGTCGACTATGTGCTACAGGAAGCACCGCTAGAATTCTTCAACGAGTACCTTTTTGCCTTGACCAGTCACGTCTGTTACTG GGATTCAGCTGACACAATTCTATTTATTGTCAAGGAGATATACACGTCGCTGGGTATGCAAACGGATAATCAAATACCACAGCAATCAATGACGATTGAACGGCCTATTTCAACTCCATCAGCATCGCCTGCACCCGCTGATTCGTGA
- the LOC119081136 gene encoding uncharacterized protein LOC119081136 isoform X2: protein MSEQNCDTSRTPANKNPLLSASVTGLTFDDFTNKAIILPAAALPPKLPDPKETEPTKPVIFGTEPAILDTESFSEISLDQPSDQESYPSLANPLQDDQFGTDYSKPFNPLTQATQLTASLSQLPSVASSVFSSFSNILRGTSPTPNISTEQQQPQQHIDPYNAPPVPTLGNVPFVNSSLAYPSEEPAVPPVIPTFYSPTDPAFPPPAPTLSPPPANTSSGNAYRLTTKRKTYAPAPGLTYQDNQPVASAFPSYAPPLPNPINEPNFSANQSTSYENTAVNQPQPPSQTNKFSLTSFFSTPLLEKITGSGVSHNQETPASSVPDVYAVPSINPPAPATTINPGLFDTHPPAPVTTINPGLFDTHPPAPVTTINPGLFNTHPPVFNAHPPLSENIPTYSPQQQTYQPTPPLSTPLFFNPAQQTSLPAVNQTQSSAYGTPEPVSNISSIPPSSIPPSGNVSSYRLRGKPHYKNPLSSATTSAPIVTPFFQATPNPAITSEIFNPGNIAATETPDQSSQSSGFSHPPPSNVGFFNQLRSVPVEPKAPITSEILNPVNIAATETPDQASQPSGFSHPPPSNVGFFNQPRSVPVEPKAPITSEIFNPVNIAATETPDQASQSSGFSHPPPSNVGFFNQPPSVPVEPKAANVTFFNQPESLPVEPNVPLFNPFNPNSSGNTHSFDSFGTGNVQQPSILAQTQGIDVQQPVLSQQPFQIEQQQQFQHFQVPAEHQQSQSQPVQQHQPFLLQPFQQEPSQILTEQQVQTQSVETSPVQETNLENQTHSDLPLDQAHLTTSPQSLQTNLFQQFEAAKESDRLIPTQFQVPSEQSEIEQQVTSLQPQPFANPFAVPTPTPPSHSSDQQSNFPSDLFTPFQAQNQTPSFYPPQTASAESVDNQYLQEEVSTAGENTFQPQFTEEILDNTQAQFTDLNLKSQDIAAETNFFGPVESQQDDNKAEGLIHQTDTTSTDSKTSTTFDNFFGSQTTQQSAITAYPQQGQSEPIPTSTLASSFFTTQTNPSPADWFNSPKTVEPSTNRFEDDINRNPQQPTERETLDASSFFATNNNNQISSPPNYFQIQNFFNNPPLIADSKEQDSNFNFIENNLINKRLHNLTHHKGSTETDGGSISSNIVEPPSSAQSEFSEFAEVNPETSQSDEYLGEQQFPVDSPNIATMANTSDQSNGGPAAAELTNVVYRPVYKHWFFIKKTSDQKPTWTPFPMNDSLNLEEAFTSNSNQCITTNGGRYDVNIEERTRTPVYWNGASDEVRRCSWFYKGTDSRLVPYEENVADLLEEEYRLTSQSGEWNRKIVIPSGEIVMFQAPSIMVHFLAAQTPDLWPNASVPPTANRPRVVKRGVDEFNIEDGEPEQINHLLFMVHGIGAGCDLKFRSVEEVVEDFRSIAMQLTQSHYRSSCDRGEVGRIEVLPVSWHSELHSEESGIDEKLKAITLESIPKLRTFTNDTLLDILFYSSPVFCQKIMDTVAGTINRMYIKYCERNPNFKGNVSLAGHSLGSLILFDLLQNQRNSQCSDNQMDVDRLSPAECSDEGATGVRSHKPLSRTKSKKINYTIGPAGTGQPFINYPQLVFHPKKFFALGSPIGMFVTVRGIDNLGLDYKLPTTDGFYNIFHPYDPVAYRIEALVNSELIPVRPVLIPHHKGRKRMHLELRETMARVGADIKQKIVDTFKSVYNFASLQKPNDPKSLQQEVDKVLEQQLSLETSQVQRTRACSTSTTSSDDNGDVEFSLGMLNEGKRVDYVLQEAPLEFFNEYLFALTSHVCYWDSADTILFIVKEIYTSLGMQTDNQIPQQSMTIERPISTPSASPAPADS from the exons ATGTCTGAACAAAATTGTGACACGTCGCGAACACCAGCCAACAAAAACCCTCTTTTAAG CGCCTCGGTGACAGGTTTAACGTTCGACGACTTCACAAACAAAGCAATAATTCTGCCAGCTGCTGCACTTCCGCCGAAACTACCGGATCCGAAAGAGACAg AGCCTACAAAACCAGTCATATTTGGAACCGAACCGGCAATTTTAGACACCGAAAGTTTCAGCGAAATAAGTTTAGATCAACCGTCTGACCAAGAATCGTATCCATCACTTGCTAATCCGTTGCAAGACGACCAATTCGGCACAGATTACTCGaaaccatttaatccattgaCGCAGGCAACACAATTGACAGCTTCCTTATCGCAATTGCCAAGTGTAGCATCATCGGTTTTCTCGtcattttcgaacattttgaGAGGAACTTCTCCAACGCCAAATATATCAACCGAGCAGCAGCAACCGCAACAGCATATCGATCCGTATAATGCTCCACCAGTTCCGACACTCGGCAACGTTCCATTCGTAAATAGTAGTCTAGCGTATCCAAGTGAAGAACCTGCGGTGCCACCTGTCATTCCAACATTTTACTCGCCTACTGATCCGGCATTTCCACCACCAGCTCCAACATTATCGCCACCACCGGCCAATACTTCATCTGGTAATGCGTATCGTCTTACTACGAAGAGAAAAACTTATGCTCCTGCACCTGGCTTAACATATCAAGACAATCAACCCGTTGCAAGTGCATTTCCATCATATGCACCACCTTTGCCGAATCCAATTAACGAACCGAATTTCTCGGCAAATCAATCGACATCCTACGAAAACACCGCAGTGAATCAGCCGCAGCCGCCATCCCAAACCAACAAGTTTTCTCTCACATCGTTCTTTTCGACACCATTGCTAGAGAAAATAACTGGATCTGGTGTGAGTCACAACCAAGAAACACCGGCATCTAGTGTACCCGACGTTTATGCTGTTCCGTCGATAAATCCACCAGCTCCAGCCACTACTATAAATCCAGGATTGTTCGATACACATCCACCAGCTCCAGTCACTACTATAAATCCAGGATTGTTTGATACAC ATCCACCAGCTCCAGTCACTACTATAAATCCAGGATTGTTTAATACACATCCACCAGTATTTAATGCACATCCGCCGTTGTCAGAAAATATACCAACATATTCTCCACAGCAGCAAACGTATCAGCCCACACCCCCATTAAGTACGCCATTATTTTTCAATCCGGCTCAACAAACAAGTTTACCTGCAGTCAACCAAACGCAATCTAGTGCGTACGGTACACCTGAACCTGTCTCCAATATTTCATCGATTCCTCCGTCATCAATTCCGCCTTCTGGAAACGTAAGCAGTTACCGACTTCGAGGAAAGCCCCACTATAAAAATCCTTTGTCGTCAGCAACTACAAGTGCACCCATTGTAACTCCATTTTTTCAAGCGACGCCGAATCCCGCAATAACTTCCGAGATATTTAATCCAGGAAACATTGCGGCTACTGAAACTCCAGATCAATCTTCGCAGTCAAGTGGTTTTTCACATCCACCACCGTCCAACGTCGGTTTCTTTAATCAGCTGCGAAGTGTGCCAGTTGAACCGAAAGCACCAATAACTTCCGAGATATTGAATCCAGTGAACATTGCGGCTACTGAAACTCCGGATCAAGCTTCGCAGCCAAGTGGTTTTTCACATCCACCACCGTCCAACGTCGGTTTCTTTAATCAGCCGCGAAGTGTGCCAGTTGAACCGAAAGCACCAATAACTTCCGAGATATTTAATCCAGTAAACATTGCGGCTACTGAAACTCCGGATCAAGCTTCGCAGTCAAGTGGTTTTTCACATCCTCCACCGTCCAACGTCGGTTTCTTTAATCAGCCACCAAGTGTGCCAGTTGAACCAAAA GCAGCTAACGTAACTTTCTTTAATCAACCGGAAAGTCTACCCGTGGAGCCGAACGTACCACTATTCAATCCATTCAATCCGAATAGTTCTGGAAACACGCACTCTTTCGATTCATTTGGAACAGGAAATGTGCAACAGCCTTCCATTCTAGCTCAAACACAAGGAATCGATGTACAGCAACCTGTTCTAAGCCAACAACCATTTCAaattgaacaacaacaacagtttCAGCATTTTCAAGTACCAGCCGAACATCAACAAAGTCAATCACAGCCTGTTCAACAGCACCAACCGTTTCTATTACAACCTTTCCAACAAGAGCCAAGCCAAATACTGACTGAGCAGCAAGTCCAGACACAATCAGTTGAAACCTCACCAGTCCAAGAGACAAATCTTGAAAATCAGACGCATTCGGATCTTCCATTAGACCAAGCACACTTGACGACAAGTCCTCAATCATTGCAGACAAATCTATTTCAACAATTTGAGGCAGCCAAAGAATCTGATCGACTGATTCCAACGCAATTTCAAGTTCCATCTGAACAATCAGAAATCGAACAACAGGTCACTTCACTACAACCACAACCTTTCGCCAATCCGTTTGCAGTGCCAACACCAACACCTCCATCTCATAGCAGCGACCAACAATCGAATTTTCCTTCGGACCTATTCACACCATTCCAAGCGCAAAATCAAACACCGAGTTTTTACCCCCCGCAGACTGCAAGCGCTGAATCAGTTGACAATCAATATTTGCAGGAAGAAGTTAGCACCGCTGGTGAAAACACTTTCCAACCGCAATTTACGGAGGAGATTTTGGATAACACTCAGGCCCAGTTCACTGACCTCAATTTGAAATCACAAGACATTGCAGCtgaaacgaatttctttggtccGGTGGAATCGCAACAAGACGACAATAAAGCCGAAGGTTTGATTCATCAAACAGACACTACCAGCACTGACAGTAAGACATCCACAACTTTTGACAATTTCTTCGGCTCTCAGACGACGCAGCAATCAGCGATTACAGCATATCCACAACAAGGTCAATCAGAGCCTATTCCTACGTCAACTTTAGCAAGTTCATTCTTTACAACGCAGACAAATCCGTCACCTGCAGACTGGTTCAATTCACCAAAAACCGTAGAACCGTCGACCAATCGATTCGAAGACGATATTAATCGGAATCCACAACAGCCAACCGAAAGGGAAACCCTCGACGCGAGCAGTTTCTTCGCTACCAATAACAACAATCAAATATCGTCGCCACcgaattatttccaaattcaGAATTTCTTCAACAATCCCCCACTGATTGCCGATTCCAAGGAACAAGAcagcaatttcaatttcatcgaaaataatttgataaacaAACGTTTGCACAATTTGACGCATCACAAAGGATCGACGGAAACGGACGGTGGGtcaatttcatcaaatatAGTTGAGCCTCCGTCATCGGCTCagtcagaattttcggaatttgcCGAAGTCAATCCGGAAACGAGTCAAAGTGATGAATACTTAGGTGAACAACAG TTTCCAGTTGATTCACCAAACATTGCAACAATGGCCAATACATCAGATCAATCGAATGGTGGTCCTGCTGCTGCCGAACTGACAAATGTCGTATATCGGCCAGTGTACAAACATTGGTTCTTCATAAAAAAGACTTCGGATCAAAAACCAACATGGACACCATTCCCAATGAACGATTCACTGAATCTAGAAGAAGCATTCACATCCAATTCAAACCAATGCATTACGACAAATGGGGGACGTTACGATGTTAACATTGAGGAGCGTACGCGAACGCCGGTCTACTGGAACGGTGCTTCTGATGAGGTGCGTCGATGCTCATGGTTTTATAAGGGAACTGATTCACGCTTGGTACCATATGAAGAAAATGTGGCGGATTTACTGGAAGAGGAATATCGACTGACATCGCAATCCGGCGAATGGAATCGAAAAATTGTTATACCAAGCGGTGAAATTGTCATGTTTCAAGCTCCCAGCATAATGGTTCATTTTCTTGCTGCACAGACGCCTGATTTATGGCCGAATGCATCAGTGCCG CCAACCGCTAATCGGCCTCGAGTCGTCAAACGTGGTGTCGACGAATTTAATATTGAAGACGGTGAACCAGAACAAATAAATCACTTGCTGTTCATGGTCCACGGAATCGGTGCTGGATGTGATCTGAAATTTCGATCGGTTGAGGAAGTTG TGGAAGATTTCCGATCGATTGCCATGCAATTGACACAATCACATTACCGCAGTTCGTGCGATCGAGGTGAAGTTGGTCGCATTGAAGTTTTACCCGTATCCTGGCACAGTGAATTACATTCGGAGGAGTCTGGTATTGACGAGAAACTGAAAGCTATCACGCTTGAGTCCATACCAAAATTACGAACATTTACAAATGACACACTACTAGACATATTGTTCTATAGCAGTCCCGTGTTTTGTCAG AAAATTATGGACACAGTGGCTGGCACGATAAACAGAATGTACATAAAATATTGCGAACGAAATCCCAATTTCAAGGGCAACGTCTCACTGGCTGGCCATTCATTGGGTTCGTTGATTCTCTTCGATTTATTGCAAAATCAACGAAACTCTCAGTGTTCCGACAATCAAATGGATGTTGATCGTTTGTCGCCAGCAGAGTGTAGCGATGAAGGAGCAACGGGGGTTCGGTCACACAAACCGTTGTCGCGAACGAAATCGAAGAAGATTAATTACACAATTGGTCCAGCTGGTACGGGCCAACCATTTATTAATTATCCGCAGTTAGTATTTCATCCtaagaaattttttgcgcTTGGATCGCCTATTG GAATGTTTGTTACTGTCCGAG GTATCGACAATCTCGGCCTGGACTACAAACTCCCAACAACTGACGGTTTCTACAACATATTTCACCCGTACGATCCCGTCGCTTATCGAATTGAAGCACTCGTCAACAGTGAACTGATACCGGTACGGCCGGTTCTAATCCCACACCACAAAGGTAGAAAACGAATGCATTTGGAATTGCGTGAAACAATGGCTCGGGTCGGTGCGgacataaaacagaaaattgtcGACACATTTAAGTCGGTGTACAATTTTGCGTCATTGCAAAAACCGAATGATCCGAAATCACTGCAACAAGAAGTTGATAAG gTGTTGGAACAACAACTGTCCTTGGAGACGTCGCAAGTTCAACGAACTCGAGCTTGTAGTACGTCAACAACATCGAGCGATGACAATGGAGACGTTGAATTCTCTTTGGGAATGCTGAACGAAGGCAAACGCGTCGACTATGTGCTACAGGAAGCACCGCTAGAATTCTTCAACGAGTACCTTTTTGCCTTGACCAGTCACGTCTGTTACTG GGATTCAGCTGACACAATTCTATTTATTGTCAAGGAGATATACACGTCGCTGGGTATGCAAACGGATAATCAAATACCACAGCAATCAATGACGATTGAACGGCCTATTTCAACTCCATCAGCATCGCCTGCACCCGCTGATTCGTGA